A stretch of the Clostridiales bacterium genome encodes the following:
- a CDS encoding response regulator, translating to MSQNQAAGKWQKYKNVNLRRAIVACAFCVVFGFYLTYDNFSRANQFMGYLSLFTALGAAASMLIMLYSRRDPRKNARLIPLAVILLMLIYGINCAVFVVYGGVGGTSLFILFLVPPVAFYCFNMFYGGIFSALVAIATCVYMWSPLRAFGYQFPDLVFQRAPFIFLAEVIICILAQIDVVRAQSRQDQALQAAEEANRAKSEFLANMSHEIRTPMNSILGFCELILREKGLSKRTREYCMDMRSSGRSLLHIINDVLDFSRIEAGKLTITENNYELSSLARDISNMFAFRAREKGLGWEVEVDESIPDSLYGDVYRIRQVIINLVSNAIKYTEHGSVRMTVRSLEDTFAAGEYLTLEITVRDTGIGIRKEDQEKLFQKFERVDMERNSTVEGTGLGLAISRSLLEMMGGGIRVESVYGEGSAFTVTIPQRIVSAEPIGDFRISADNEEDSRESGHEAFRAPDARLLIVDDTRMNIAVAVGLLQKTGIRIDTAESGLEAVDLAEKNAYDLILMDQRMPGMSGTDAFRRIRSAEGGLNAFTPVICLTADAIVGAKERYTAEGFTDYLSKPVSGDALEETLLRYLPAEKVVRISQGKASAEDSESRSLRESLSFDGLDPETGLRYCQQDAALYRSLLREYVRGAEAKQARMGEFIRAKDWKNYGIMIHSLKSASATIGASSLSEAAADLESAALEERESFVEKAHPLAMEQFCRITDRIRKVLPPSEDDAEAGEVMEFTPGE from the coding sequence ATGTCTCAGAACCAGGCAGCCGGCAAATGGCAGAAGTACAAAAACGTCAACCTCCGCAGGGCCATCGTGGCCTGTGCTTTCTGCGTGGTCTTCGGTTTCTACCTGACGTATGACAACTTCAGCCGTGCCAACCAGTTCATGGGATACCTTTCCCTGTTCACAGCCCTCGGCGCGGCTGCCAGCATGCTCATCATGCTCTACAGCCGCCGGGATCCGCGGAAGAACGCCAGGCTGATTCCGCTGGCCGTCATCCTGCTGATGCTCATCTACGGAATCAACTGCGCCGTGTTTGTGGTCTACGGCGGCGTCGGCGGCACCAGCCTCTTCATCCTGTTCCTGGTTCCCCCGGTGGCATTCTACTGCTTCAACATGTTTTACGGCGGCATCTTTTCCGCCCTGGTGGCTATCGCTACCTGTGTCTATATGTGGAGTCCCCTCCGCGCGTTCGGATACCAGTTCCCGGATCTAGTATTCCAGCGGGCGCCTTTCATCTTCCTGGCGGAAGTCATCATCTGTATCCTGGCGCAGATTGACGTGGTGCGCGCCCAGTCCCGACAGGATCAGGCGCTGCAGGCTGCGGAAGAGGCCAACCGCGCCAAGTCCGAGTTCCTGGCCAACATGAGCCATGAAATCCGCACGCCGATGAACTCCATCCTCGGTTTCTGCGAGCTGATCCTGCGGGAAAAGGGGCTCAGCAAGCGCACCCGGGAATACTGCATGGATATGCGTTCCTCCGGCCGCAGCCTGCTGCATATCATTAACGATGTGCTGGACTTCTCCCGCATCGAGGCGGGAAAGCTCACGATTACCGAAAACAACTATGAGCTGAGCTCCCTGGCCCGGGATATCAGCAACATGTTCGCCTTCCGGGCCCGGGAAAAAGGCCTGGGCTGGGAGGTGGAAGTGGATGAGTCCATTCCGGACTCCCTGTACGGCGACGTCTACCGCATACGCCAGGTCATCATCAACCTGGTCAGCAACGCCATCAAGTATACGGAGCACGGTTCCGTCCGGATGACCGTCCGCAGCCTGGAGGATACCTTTGCCGCCGGCGAATACCTCACGCTGGAGATCACCGTCCGGGATACCGGCATCGGCATCCGGAAGGAAGACCAGGAAAAGCTGTTCCAGAAGTTTGAACGGGTGGATATGGAGCGGAACAGCACCGTCGAGGGCACCGGCCTCGGCCTGGCCATCAGCCGGAGCCTCCTGGAGATGATGGGCGGCGGAATCCGCGTGGAAAGCGTCTATGGAGAAGGCTCCGCCTTTACCGTCACCATTCCCCAGCGGATCGTTTCCGCGGAGCCCATCGGCGATTTCCGGATCAGTGCGGATAATGAGGAGGACAGCCGTGAATCCGGCCATGAAGCCTTCCGCGCGCCGGACGCCCGTCTCCTGATCGTGGATGATACCCGGATGAACATCGCCGTGGCCGTCGGCCTGCTGCAGAAAACCGGCATCCGGATTGATACCGCCGAAAGCGGCCTGGAAGCCGTGGACCTGGCGGAGAAGAATGCCTATGACCTCATCCTGATGGATCAGCGTATGCCGGGCATGAGCGGCACCGATGCCTTCCGCCGCATCCGTTCCGCGGAGGGAGGGCTCAATGCTTTCACCCCCGTCATCTGCCTTACGGCGGATGCCATCGTCGGGGCAAAGGAACGCTACACCGCCGAGGGCTTCACGGATTACCTGTCCAAGCCGGTTTCCGGCGACGCGCTGGAGGAAACACTCCTCCGTTACCTGCCGGCTGAAAAGGTCGTCCGGATCAGCCAGGGAAAAGCTTCAGCGGAAGACAGCGAAAGCCGCAGCCTGCGCGAAAGCCTCTCCTTCGACGGCCTGGATCCGGAAACCGGCCTGCGGTACTGCCAGCAGGACGCAGCGCTGTACCGGAGCCTGCTGCGGGAATATGTCCGCGGCGCGGAAGCGAAACAGGCCAGAATGGGAGAATTCATCCGGGCGAAGGACTGGAAAAATTACGGTATCATGATCCATTCCCTCAAGAGCGCCTCCGCCACCATCGGGGCTTCGTCCCTTTCGGAAGCGGCCGCCGACCTGGAATCCGCGGCCCTGGAAGAACGCGAATCTTTTGTGGAGAAGGCGCACCCCCTGGCCATGGAGCAGTTCTGCCGCATCACGGATAGGATCCGGAAAGTCCTTCCCCCGTCGGAGGATGATGCGGAAGCCGGGGAAGTCATGGAATTCACCCCTGGGGAATAA
- a CDS encoding response regulator, which translates to MRSFRLKLVSVIVFVVLVSTAMLFLISYQRTRSSMSVQAEENYRVIVDKYTQELEAWVNTNATIVDSLAAELTINQKYNDSYDAFRAWLNENYGRLNKGGSIYDIYFTYPNNRMTCASGFYADGTVDYVHDREWFTEAARTGEMYYSTAYRDSDTGKPIVTISKGIYRNNTLQGVLAADIFVDVLEDIIRGADIAPDSYAFLVDRNLGMIVHPDENYTFEDTPHSVLEIADAPYGEVVSRIRSGSDGMVYLKDYDGVERGFTVSRMSNTGWYVGIAISESELSRDFGVLVRGFLIAGLVAILIGCGIAVLLAHVLDKMSTQQQEYEVKVQELRSQVVANTPVRMLEHLNENGEENAEIPMDLHRQARIRRLIPMTLILVLMILMVVYSTRAINEVSVANIHEVGRDRISAAAAELENYLRVGKATLWVTADTVDHMANSGSTADEILDYLIVETETQKEQFDVNINGLYGYVMGEYLDGLQWVPPDNYDPIRRDWYQAALEAGGEATIVAPYVDAQTGSVIISISRMLSNGKDVLSIDLMMDYIQEIVSDLQIKDKGYSFIVDGNGMMIAHRDQKQVGGYMSGDAEMLELFDRIREVKDGHFEIAAGREQSTVFVKEIMDQWYLAIVIGSEELMGDVNRQLIVNILICTITFALIAIFFLISRKTENNYFRRIEEMRAEEQKQAYEARALKLGKEAADRANQAKSDFLANMSHEIRTPINAVLGMNEMILRETDAAQGDQSTERWLESFGNIRNYAGNIGSAGNNLLSIINSVLDFSKIEAGRMEIKEEEYSLTSLLNDACNLVYFRARNKGLDFLTEVEETIPDRLTGDKIHAQQIITNLLSNAVKYTEQGAIRLSVRAETGNRKGAKDITLVIAVKDTGIGIHQEDIERLFEKFQRMDLEKTGTVEGTGLGLAITQKLLSMMKGDIHVESAYGKGSEFTVRIPQRIAGTEPVGEFRMSFVNDFTASQPYSAAFRAPKAQILIVDDTRMNLTVAIGLLSKTRMKIDTATGGAGALEMTRSTAYDLILMDQRMPGMDGLETMRGIRAQENGLNRETPVICMTADAVQGARERYLAEGFTDYISKPIDSKELELMLKKYLPPAKVEGGGEAAPAGGEAAGVPDSLEWLREAGVKTEDGLRFCQGDEALYRTILGEYLQGAEAHMADLRKYFEAGDWKNYGIQVHTLKGTSRTIGAESLSDIAAELEKASNREDEEVIRRMHGIMMQEYLGFTGILARHMPAVRKEPEADGILEFLPE; encoded by the coding sequence ATGAGGAGTTTTCGCTTAAAGCTGGTAAGCGTGATCGTTTTTGTCGTGCTTGTGAGTACGGCAATGCTTTTCCTGATCAGTTACCAGCGCACCAGAAGCAGCATGTCCGTACAGGCGGAAGAGAATTACCGCGTGATCGTGGACAAGTATACCCAGGAACTGGAGGCCTGGGTGAATACCAATGCCACGATTGTGGATTCCCTTGCGGCGGAGCTTACCATCAACCAGAAATACAATGACAGCTATGACGCGTTCCGTGCATGGCTGAACGAAAACTACGGACGCCTGAACAAAGGCGGCTCCATCTATGATATCTATTTCACCTATCCGAACAACAGGATGACCTGTGCTTCGGGTTTTTACGCAGACGGAACGGTGGACTATGTCCATGACCGGGAGTGGTTTACGGAAGCGGCCCGGACAGGCGAAATGTACTATTCCACGGCATACCGGGATTCGGACACCGGGAAACCGATCGTGACGATTTCAAAGGGAATATACCGGAACAATACGCTGCAGGGCGTTCTGGCGGCGGATATCTTTGTGGACGTGCTGGAGGATATCATCCGGGGCGCGGACATCGCACCGGACAGCTACGCGTTCCTGGTGGACAGAAACCTGGGCATGATCGTGCATCCTGATGAAAACTACACATTTGAAGATACCCCGCACAGCGTGCTGGAAATTGCGGACGCACCCTACGGCGAAGTGGTTTCCAGGATCCGTTCCGGATCGGACGGGATGGTATACCTGAAGGATTATGACGGTGTGGAGCGGGGATTTACTGTTTCCCGGATGTCCAATACCGGCTGGTACGTCGGAATTGCCATCAGCGAGAGTGAGCTGAGCCGCGATTTCGGGGTGCTGGTGCGCGGATTCCTGATCGCCGGGCTGGTCGCGATCCTGATCGGCTGCGGAATCGCGGTGCTGCTGGCACACGTGCTGGACAAGATGAGCACCCAGCAGCAGGAATACGAGGTGAAGGTGCAGGAGCTGCGGAGCCAGGTGGTCGCCAACACCCCGGTGCGCATGCTGGAGCACCTGAATGAGAACGGGGAGGAGAACGCGGAAATCCCGATGGACCTTCACCGCCAGGCGAGGATCCGGCGGCTGATCCCGATGACGCTGATCCTGGTGCTGATGATCCTGATGGTGGTTTATTCCACCCGCGCGATCAACGAGGTTTCCGTTGCGAACATCCATGAGGTGGGACGTGATCGGATTTCCGCCGCTGCCGCGGAGCTGGAGAACTACCTGCGGGTCGGCAAGGCAACCCTGTGGGTAACCGCGGATACGGTGGACCATATGGCGAACAGCGGATCGACCGCCGATGAAATCCTGGACTACCTGATTGTGGAAACAGAGACCCAGAAGGAACAGTTTGACGTAAACATCAACGGCCTGTACGGCTATGTGATGGGTGAATACCTGGACGGGCTGCAGTGGGTGCCGCCGGACAACTATGACCCGATCCGCCGCGACTGGTATCAGGCCGCGCTGGAAGCCGGGGGCGAAGCCACCATTGTGGCGCCCTATGTGGACGCGCAGACGGGATCCGTGATCATCTCCATCAGCCGGATGCTTTCCAACGGGAAGGACGTGTTGTCCATCGACCTGATGATGGACTATATCCAGGAGATTGTCTCCGACCTGCAGATCAAGGACAAGGGCTACAGCTTCATCGTGGACGGAAACGGCATGATGATTGCCCACCGTGACCAGAAACAGGTTGGCGGGTACATGTCCGGGGATGCGGAGATGCTGGAGCTGTTTGACCGGATCCGGGAAGTGAAGGACGGGCATTTTGAAATTGCCGCGGGCCGGGAACAGAGCACGGTGTTTGTGAAGGAAATCATGGACCAGTGGTACCTGGCGATCGTGATCGGCAGCGAGGAACTGATGGGCGATGTCAACCGGCAGCTGATCGTGAACATCCTGATCTGTACGATTACCTTCGCGCTGATCGCAATCTTCTTCCTGATCAGCCGAAAGACGGAAAACAACTATTTCCGGCGCATTGAGGAGATGCGGGCGGAGGAACAGAAGCAGGCGTATGAGGCGAGGGCACTCAAACTGGGCAAGGAGGCCGCGGACCGGGCCAACCAGGCCAAGAGCGACTTCCTGGCGAACATGTCGCATGAGATCCGGACGCCCATCAATGCCGTGCTCGGCATGAACGAGATGATCCTGCGGGAGACCGACGCCGCACAGGGCGACCAGAGCACGGAGCGCTGGCTGGAATCCTTCGGGAATATCCGCAACTACGCGGGGAACATCGGCAGCGCCGGCAATAACCTGCTTTCCATCATCAACAGCGTGCTGGATTTCTCCAAGATTGAAGCGGGACGGATGGAGATTAAGGAAGAGGAATACAGCCTGACATCCCTGCTGAATGACGCGTGCAACCTGGTTTATTTCCGCGCGAGGAACAAGGGACTGGACTTCCTGACAGAGGTGGAGGAAACCATTCCGGACCGGCTGACCGGCGACAAGATCCATGCGCAGCAGATTATTACCAACCTGCTGAGCAACGCGGTGAAATATACCGAGCAGGGCGCCATCCGCCTGAGCGTGCGGGCGGAGACGGGAAACCGCAAAGGAGCGAAAGACATTACCCTAGTGATTGCGGTGAAGGATACGGGCATCGGAATCCACCAGGAGGATATTGAGCGGCTGTTTGAGAAATTCCAGCGGATGGACCTGGAAAAGACGGGCACGGTGGAAGGAACCGGCCTCGGCCTTGCGATTACGCAGAAGCTGCTTTCCATGATGAAGGGCGATATCCATGTGGAGAGCGCCTACGGGAAAGGCTCCGAATTTACGGTGCGGATTCCCCAGCGGATTGCCGGCACCGAGCCGGTGGGCGAGTTCCGCATGTCCTTTGTGAATGACTTTACCGCGTCGCAGCCGTACAGTGCGGCATTCCGCGCGCCGAAGGCGCAGATCCTGATTGTGGACGATACGCGCATGAACCTGACGGTGGCCATCGGCCTGCTGAGCAAGACACGGATGAAGATTGACACGGCCACCGGCGGGGCGGGCGCCCTGGAGATGACCCGGTCCACGGCGTATGACCTGATCCTGATGGACCAGCGGATGCCGGGAATGGACGGCCTGGAGACCATGCGCGGAATCCGGGCGCAGGAGAACGGGCTGAACCGGGAGACTCCCGTGATCTGCATGACGGCGGACGCCGTGCAGGGCGCACGGGAACGCTACCTGGCAGAAGGCTTTACGGACTATATTTCCAAGCCGATTGACAGCAAGGAGCTGGAGCTGATGCTGAAGAAGTACCTGCCGCCGGCCAAGGTGGAGGGCGGCGGGGAAGCCGCCCCGGCCGGCGGGGAAGCCGCCGGTGTGCCGGACAGCCTGGAATGGCTGCGGGAAGCCGGGGTGAAAACGGAGGACGGCTTGCGCTTCTGCCAGGGAGATGAGGCACTGTACCGGACCATCCTGGGCGAATACCTGCAAGGCGCGGAGGCACATATGGCGGACCTCCGGAAATACTTTGAAGCCGGGGACTGGAAGAACTACGGCATCCAGGTGCACACGCTGAAGGGCACATCCAGGACCATCGGCGCGGAATCGCTTTCCGACATAGCCGCGGAACTGGAAAAGGCCAGCAACCGGGAGGATGAGGAGGTCATCCGCCGGATGCACGGGATCATGATGCAGGAATACCTCGGGTTTACGGGAATCCTGGCAAGGCACATGCCGGCGGTCCGGAAGGAACCGGAAGCGGACGGCATCCTGGAATTCCTGCCGGAGTAA
- a CDS encoding response regulator gives MLRVLCVDDEKLTLQYLVSLCRDIPEISEVHGMDKPLEVLSWLRDNPCDLVFLDISMPETDGIRLSERIREMRPRTDIVFVTGHPRYAVESWTVHPAGYLLKPVSRDALQEEVDYVRSLRARRNIGDMTYTGPIDR, from the coding sequence ATGCTGAGGGTACTGTGCGTGGATGATGAAAAGCTGACACTTCAGTATCTTGTTTCCCTTTGCCGGGATATCCCTGAAATCAGCGAAGTGCACGGCATGGACAAACCTCTTGAAGTCCTGTCCTGGCTTCGTGACAACCCGTGCGACCTGGTGTTCCTGGATATCAGCATGCCGGAAACGGACGGAATCCGGCTGTCCGAGAGGATCCGGGAGATGCGTCCCAGGACAGATATTGTTTTCGTCACCGGCCATCCCCGGTATGCGGTGGAATCCTGGACGGTCCATCCGGCCGGGTATCTCCTGAAGCCGGTCTCCCGGGACGCCCTGCAGGAGGAAGTGGATTATGTCCGCAGCCTCCGCGCGCGCCGGAATATCGGCGATATGACGTACACTGGACCGATTGACCGATAA
- a CDS encoding STAS domain-containing protein, whose amino-acid sequence MNITKKMNGSTLEIALEGRLDTMTAPQLEAELASLDGAESLVLDCSKLEYISSAGLRVLLSAHKIMNCKGGMKVTHINEIVSEVLEVTGFTDILTIE is encoded by the coding sequence ATGAACATCACCAAGAAAATGAACGGAAGCACCCTGGAGATTGCCCTGGAAGGCCGCCTGGATACCATGACCGCCCCGCAGCTGGAAGCGGAACTCGCCTCCCTGGACGGCGCGGAAAGCCTGGTCCTGGACTGCAGCAAGCTGGAGTATATTTCTTCAGCTGGTCTGCGCGTGCTGCTTTCCGCCCACAAGATCATGAACTGCAAGGGCGGCATGAAGGTCACCCATATCAACGAGATCGTAAGTGAAGTGCTGGAAGTCACCGGTTTTACCGATATCCTGACGATTGAGTAA
- a CDS encoding helix-turn-helix domain-containing protein, translating into MNQYVTGAAIRELRLQKNMTQLQLAEKLNVSDKAVSKWETGKGYPDITLLESIADAFGISVTELISGNRVSNRNVAANMMKSGFYMCPVCGNVIHTMGEAVIQCHGVQLLREEAEQTDERHMVFIERVEDEYYVRIDHEMTKQHFISFIAAVSPDRLQLVKLYPEGNAEARFPMRGVKKIVFRCNRDGLFATDIVKGIDDRKSGYDDTAERRALEETAKKLFG; encoded by the coding sequence ATGAACCAGTATGTGACCGGTGCGGCTATCCGGGAGCTGCGCCTGCAGAAGAATATGACCCAGCTGCAGCTGGCGGAGAAGCTGAACGTGAGCGACAAGGCGGTTTCCAAATGGGAGACCGGAAAGGGATACCCGGACATTACCCTGCTGGAATCCATTGCGGACGCATTCGGGATCTCTGTGACGGAGCTGATTTCCGGCAACCGGGTTTCCAACCGGAATGTGGCGGCAAACATGATGAAGTCCGGGTTTTATATGTGCCCGGTATGCGGAAATGTAATCCACACGATGGGCGAAGCCGTGATCCAGTGCCACGGTGTCCAGCTGCTGCGGGAAGAGGCGGAGCAGACAGATGAAAGGCATATGGTCTTCATTGAGCGCGTGGAGGATGAATACTACGTCCGGATTGACCATGAGATGACGAAGCAGCATTTCATCTCCTTTATCGCGGCGGTGTCGCCGGACCGGCTGCAGCTGGTGAAGCTGTATCCGGAAGGAAACGCAGAGGCGCGGTTTCCGATGCGCGGGGTGAAGAAGATCGTTTTCCGGTGCAACCGGGACGGCCTGTTTGCCACGGACATCGTGAAGGGAATTGACGACCGGAAGAGCGGATATGACGACACGGCGGAACGCCGCGCACTGGAGGAAACGGCGAAAAAGCTTTTTGGATAA
- a CDS encoding ACT domain-containing protein, with protein sequence MKLKELPYDLTVCKTASLADIRTDAGFFFIGRTDEEISLVCRTEDTPVHTTDREDGWRGFRIEGILDFSLTGILARISGILAEGKIGIFAVSTYNTDYVLVKKENMRRAMDALAAAGYETEDE encoded by the coding sequence ATGAAGCTGAAGGAACTTCCGTATGACCTGACCGTATGCAAAACCGCATCCCTGGCGGATATCCGCACGGATGCCGGATTCTTTTTTATCGGAAGAACCGATGAGGAAATCTCCCTGGTGTGCCGCACGGAGGATACGCCGGTTCATACCACGGACCGGGAAGACGGATGGCGGGGATTCCGGATTGAGGGGATCCTGGACTTCTCCCTGACGGGGATCCTGGCAAGGATTTCCGGGATTCTCGCAGAGGGAAAAATCGGCATCTTTGCTGTTTCCACTTACAACACCGATTACGTGCTGGTGAAAAAGGAAAACATGCGCCGGGCAATGGACGCCCTGGCGGCGGCCGGATACGAAACCGAAGACGAATGA
- a CDS encoding NUDIX domain-containing protein, whose product MKLRNMTGIYLSCNGQMLLLYRQGGRVVSNQWIASAGGHFEPEELNDPKACVLREMKEELNLAEDDLTGMRMRYIALRNVNGEIRQNYYFFADLKPEHYALFTSSEGKCRWVDYPDIMNYEMPLTAKYVMEHYLREGQYTDALYSAVNDGKDYHFTEIRES is encoded by the coding sequence ATGAAGCTGCGGAACATGACGGGGATCTACCTTTCCTGCAACGGGCAGATGCTGCTGCTTTACCGGCAGGGTGGGCGTGTGGTCTCCAACCAGTGGATCGCATCCGCCGGCGGGCACTTTGAGCCGGAAGAACTGAACGACCCAAAGGCCTGTGTGCTGCGGGAGATGAAGGAAGAGCTGAACCTGGCGGAGGACGACCTGACGGGCATGCGGATGCGGTACATCGCCCTGCGGAACGTGAACGGCGAGATCCGGCAGAATTACTATTTCTTTGCGGATCTGAAGCCGGAACATTACGCCCTGTTTACGTCCAGCGAGGGGAAATGCCGCTGGGTGGATTATCCGGACATCATGAACTATGAGATGCCGCTGACGGCCAAGTATGTGATGGAACACTACCTCCGGGAAGGACAGTATACCGATGCGCTGTACAGTGCGGTGAATGACGGGAAGGATTACCACTTTACCGAAATTCGGGAAAGCTGA
- a CDS encoding nucleoside hydrolase, translated as MLPYHFEVPEKKKCRIIIDSDTACEADDPFAIAYALLSPKLIVRGIVAEHFAQPGSMEKSRAAARKLVSAMGLDMPVHAGQDGPDDPSVSEGVSLIIREALNDDPHPLYVLCMSALTNMARAIREQPEITSRLTVVTIGGHPYEEEEIPWKEFNFGNDPAAANFVLQSDAPVWQIPSNVYGSIRVGIAELQERVRPCGPGGRYLFDQLAKYNASPAADWNMGESWSLGDSPSVAAVLNPRCGRTSFQRVREVREDTSYGIEIPGVREILVYRDMDSRYLLEDFFAKLRFSAQQ; from the coding sequence GTGCTTCCATATCATTTTGAGGTTCCCGAAAAGAAAAAATGCCGAATCATCATCGACTCGGATACCGCCTGTGAGGCCGATGACCCGTTTGCCATCGCCTATGCGCTGCTCAGCCCGAAGCTGATCGTCCGGGGAATCGTTGCCGAGCATTTCGCGCAGCCCGGTTCCATGGAAAAGAGCCGGGCCGCCGCCCGGAAACTGGTCTCCGCCATGGGGCTGGATATGCCGGTACACGCCGGGCAGGACGGCCCGGATGATCCCTCTGTCTCGGAAGGCGTTTCCCTCATCATCCGGGAAGCGCTGAACGATGACCCGCATCCGCTGTACGTCCTGTGCATGAGTGCCCTCACCAATATGGCCCGGGCCATCCGGGAGCAGCCGGAAATCACCTCCCGCCTGACGGTAGTCACCATCGGCGGCCATCCCTATGAGGAGGAAGAAATTCCCTGGAAGGAATTCAACTTCGGCAATGATCCGGCTGCGGCCAATTTCGTCCTGCAGTCCGACGCACCGGTCTGGCAGATCCCTTCAAATGTCTACGGCAGCATCCGCGTCGGCATCGCGGAGCTGCAGGAGCGGGTGCGTCCCTGCGGCCCGGGCGGCCGGTACCTGTTTGATCAGCTGGCCAAATACAATGCTTCCCCCGCTGCCGACTGGAACATGGGCGAAAGCTGGTCCCTGGGGGATTCCCCCTCCGTGGCAGCCGTGCTCAATCCCCGCTGCGGCAGGACCTCCTTCCAACGGGTCCGCGAAGTCCGGGAGGATACGTCCTACGGCATCGAAATTCCCGGTGTCCGGGAGATCCTGGTCTACCGCGATATGGACAGCCGCTACCTGCTGGAGGACTTCTTCGCCAAGCTGCGCTTCTCCGCACAGCAATAA
- a CDS encoding GNAT family N-acetyltransferase, giving the protein MTAQEILAIAMRQSAADCACSEEDFRQDRNVVVESKETEGTSRFLKVPHICALFSYGSNIVASCRADLIPEVTAFVNGQAAPYRCFDTPGLYELNRILEKAGARVDWMHNFYLPDPERIYGTELPCAYETREMHPEDFTELYVPDWSQGVPKWSNALSHERKELDVLGVGAFDGGQLIGLAACSADCPEMWQIGIDVLPEYRRQGIASALTNRLARAILERGKVPFYAAAWANVRSVKNGLRSGFRPAWSVITAGKKEG; this is encoded by the coding sequence ATGACAGCACAGGAAATCCTGGCAATCGCCATGCGGCAGTCCGCGGCGGACTGCGCCTGTTCGGAAGAAGACTTCCGGCAGGACAGGAACGTTGTGGTTGAATCGAAGGAAACGGAGGGAACCAGCCGGTTCCTGAAGGTGCCGCATATCTGCGCGCTGTTTTCCTACGGCAGCAATATCGTGGCTTCCTGCCGAGCGGACCTGATTCCGGAAGTGACGGCATTTGTGAACGGGCAGGCGGCACCTTACCGGTGCTTTGACACCCCGGGACTGTATGAGCTGAACCGCATCCTGGAAAAGGCCGGCGCCCGGGTGGACTGGATGCATAACTTTTACCTGCCGGATCCGGAACGGATATACGGGACGGAGCTGCCCTGCGCGTATGAGACGCGGGAAATGCATCCGGAGGATTTCACGGAACTGTATGTGCCGGACTGGAGCCAGGGTGTACCCAAATGGAGCAACGCGCTGAGCCATGAGCGGAAGGAACTGGACGTGCTGGGCGTCGGCGCCTTTGACGGCGGGCAACTGATCGGCCTGGCAGCCTGCTCTGCGGACTGCCCGGAAATGTGGCAGATCGGGATTGACGTGCTGCCGGAATACCGGCGGCAGGGGATTGCCTCCGCACTGACCAACCGGCTGGCCCGGGCAATCCTGGAACGCGGAAAAGTGCCTTTCTACGCGGCGGCATGGGCGAACGTCCGGTCGGTGAAAAATGGGCTCCGGAGCGGATTCCGGCCGGCCTGGTCCGTGATTACGGCAGGAAAGAAAGAAGGATAA